The genomic stretch CCAGTTATAGGTTGTATTGTATATTTCGAAACCACTAGGAATTTTGCTCCATAGTTCCCATCCGAACATCGCATTCTGACCGCTTCCATTATTAATATCTCCACCTAAAGATTTGGCATCATATTGAACTGAAAAGATAATTTCGTCATTTATTTCATTACCTTCTTTGAATACTTCCTGGAAGGAAGGGAGAAGACGATATTCTCCACTATTGATTACTTCGTCCGCTAGTGATGCAGCTTTAGTGAAATCATCGGAATCAGCATAGCTTTTATAACCTCGAGTTAAATAAACCAGGCTTAATAAGTTTTTGCATGCTCCTTGAGTGGCACGGCCAAACTCAGCAGCTTTAATCGGAAGCTTACTGACTACTGCACTTAGCTCATTGATGATGTATTTATATATATCAGCCTCGGGAATGCGGTCAAAGTGTGTAATGGCTGATGTAATTTCATCCTCAACCAAAGGTACGTCACCGAACTGTTCAACTAAAAGAAAATAATAATAAGCACGAAGGAATCTTACTTCGGCATTTGATTGAACTATTTCTGTTTCTGAAATTCCGTTTACTGCGTTTGCTCGGGCTAGAGCTGTATTACATGCTTGTATGGAATAATATAAGTCTGCATAATGGTCTTTTACACAAGGGTTTTCGGCATCCAATTCTGCATATTCGTTCAGTTGGCGGCTTTGGGTGTCTCGTCCTCCGTAACTACCTCCAATTAATTCACTTTCACCGCGAGTAAATATATCTGTACCTAGACAATACAACCAAGGCTCGTCTCCCCAAACTGTTCTTAAAGTAGAATAAGCAGCGTTTACTAAAGAACGGTATCCGTCAGCTGTTACGAAATAATTTTCTGCAGTTATATTGCTCTGGTTCTTTTCTTCTAGAAAGTTGTCACAAGATACAGTTATAGAAGCGATGAATAGTAGAGCAGATAATTTTATTTTTGTTTTCATATTGTTGTTTTTTTAGAATGCAAGTTTTACACCAAATAAAAAAGTTCTTGTACTTGTAGCTTCTCCCCACGTATTTTGAGTTGCCCATTCTGGATCAAATCCTTTGAAAGAAGTGAAAAGGAATGGATTGTTGGCTGTAGCATATAATTTCAGCCTTTTAATTCCTATAGGTTTCAGCAGCGACATGGGGAAAGTATATCCTAGTGTGATATATCCTACTCTTACGAAAGATACATCTTGATAGCACATGGAAGAAAAATATTTTCCTTTATTTCCTGGTTGAGGGTATTTATTTGTCGGATTGGTTTCAGTCCAATAATCAACTTTAGCTTGGTTGTAATTACCATCATATGCCATAAACGAAGAAACAAATGTACTGTTTAACTGGGCACCTTGACGGGTATATACATTGAAAGCCAAATCCCAGTTTTTATAAGTAAATGTATTGGTGATACTTCCTGTCCATTTGGGTAGCTGTTGCCCTAGAATCACTTTATCTTTTGCATCAATGACATTATCATGATTTTGATCTTTCACCTTTACTTGTCCCGGTGTCTGGCCATATATGGCTGCTTTATCGGCTTCGGATGTCTGCCATATTCCATCAAATTCATAGTCATAATTTACATTGATAGCCTCTCCAATAAACCATTTGTTACCGATATCATCTTTTTTCCCTCCGTACAATTCAAGGATTTCATTTTTATTGGTATCAAAAATTATATTTGTCTGCCAGGAAAAATCACTTGTTTGGACATTTATTGTATTTATAGATAACTCAAGCCCTGTATTTCTCACCTTTCCAATATTGTCCCAAACAAAAGTCCATCCTGTGGTGCTAGGTAACTGGCGTTCCATAATCAGATCTTTAGAGGTGCGTTGATATACGTCCAATGAACCATTAATACGGTTTCTGAAGAAACCAAAATCTAAACCGATGTTGAATTCCTGTGTCCGTTCCCAAGTTAATTTACTATTAGCAAGACCGTTTTTATAATAAGAAGTTGAAACATCACCTCCAAAATCGTAATTCCTATTTGACACATTAGACTGTGTCCCATAAATACTAACAGCATCGTTGCCCGTAACACCATAGCTAAGACGCAACTTTAAACTACTGATGAAATCCACTTTCTTTATAAATTCCTCTTCACCCAACATCCATGCAAATGCGGCTGAGGGGAAAAATGCCCATTTATTACCATCGGCCAATCTGGATGAGCCGTCATAACGTCCCGAAACAGTGAAAAGATATTTATCCATAAATGAATATTGAATACGACCTAAAAATGAGGCAAGACTAGTCTGCTGATAGTCTGTTTGTGATGCTTGAATATCGGTTGATGCAACTGCGTCCAAGTTATACCACTTACTATTATAAGGTAAGTTTCTTGCTTTTTGATAAGAGGATTCCCATTGTTGGTATTGAATGCTTTGGACAAGGTTTACATTCAGACTATGTTTTCCGAAACGTTTGTCATAAGTCGCTTGATTGTCCCATACATATCCCCAATGGTTGTTGGTTTCATATACGGCACTTGTATTGTCGGTTTTTCCAGCTCCTCCATTCTTGCACCACATACCATAATATTCTCCATTGCGTTTGTTCAACATTTGTGGCGAGAATTGAGTGCGGAAGTTCAATCCTTTGATGGGTTCGAATTTCAGGTAGATATTACCGAAAGCGCGGAATCGTTTTTTTTCACGCCATTCACCATCTTCTGTACTTTCATAAAGGGGATTAGTTACGGCATCATTACGGAATACGCGAAATAACATGTTTCCTTCGTCATCGTATGGAGCCGCTACGGAAGGTAACCGGAAGGCGGAACGCAATGTTTCATAACTCCCTTCATTTTGAATGCTGTAAGTGAAATACAAACTTCCTCCTGCTTCCCATTTATCTGTAAATTTCCGGTTGATATTCAGATGCATATTATATCGATCATAATCCTGCCCTTCAATTGTTCCGTTTTCTTTTAATTGTCCCAAACCGATAGAGAAAGTTCCTTTATCATCGCCGCCTGAAGCTGTAATGGTATTGCTGGTTTGGAAGCCTTTACGTAATACTAAATCAACCCAGTCTGTATAAATACCATGATCTATTCTGTTCCATTCTTCCGGAGTAAAGAATTCAGCATTGCTACGATCCGTGCTCCGGCCTAACTGATGGTATAAATCGGTACGAAATTTTACGTATTCATCTCCTTCCATCATCTCAGGTAAATGACTGGCTTCTTTAAAACCTACATTTCCTTCATACTGAATGGATACTTTGCCTTTTTCTCCTCTCTTGGTTGTTACAATTACTACACCATTAGCGCCACGGGAACCATATATAGCCGTAGCTGAAGCATCTTTCAATACATCTATAGTTTCAATATCACTGGGGTTTAAGTCGTTCATTCCTTCAGAAGTAGGAATACCATCAATGACATATAAAGGACCACTATTTTTATTCTTAATGGAACTGACACCTCTGATCTGAATACTATAACTCCCTCCCGGACGTCCGGCATTCTTCTGGATGTTTACACCAGCTATTCTACCCTGTAAAGCATCGGCTGCGGATGGAGTAGATCCAGCAGTGAGGACGGAAGTATTGACGGAGCTGACAGATCCTGTAATGTCTCTTTTTTTCATCGTACCATAGCCTACTACCACCACTTCGTCAAGAGTTTCTGTATCTTCTTTCAATATTATATTAAGTTCTTTCTTTCCGGAAACTTTCACTTCTTGAGAAACATACCCGATATAAGTAATCTGTAAAATGGCATCTTTTGGAGTATCCAGAACGAACCGCCCGTCTATATCTGTGATTGTACCTGTTGACTGGCCTTTTACGATGACATTGGCACCGATTATCGGTTCGCCATTCGCATCTTTTACAATACCTGTCACCTTAATTTGTCCTTGCTGTATTCCTTGCACAATCTCAGTAGAAAGAATAATTTTCTTTTCAAGCACTGAATACTTCACATTCGTCCCTGCGAAGATCTGGTCTAGTATCTTGAATATATTATTGTTGTTTGCCGAAACTGATACAATACGTTTCAGATCTACGTGTTTATTGTTGAAGAAGAAATCAAACCCCGATTCTTTTTTCAGCTTTTCCAACACAGTGCCAACTGTTTCATTACGTACTTCAAGACTGATCATGGTCTTTTGCGCATACGACTCTGCCGCATAAGTCATACTTAACGAACAGATTAAAAAGAGTACACTTAGTTTCATAGGTAATGGAGTTTTATTTAAGATTAACCTACACGACTTTATCATCCATAATAATTGGACGCTAAAATAATTTTTCATAATTTTGTAATTGAGATAAAGTTAATAAAATGTTGTCTTTGCTTGTCGCCAAACAAGCATAGAAAGATGATTTTTCATACGGGGTGATACGCCAATATCCTCCCGTATGTTTTTTGTTTAGGGAGCCTGTTGTCTGTTCATTTTTCTAGTATTTAAATTAAGGGTTAAACGTATATTAGTACACTTCTATTTTCAGCTTTTCCGTCTTTATATCTGCACTGTCAATGTACCGCCATCGTATACGGGAAGAAATCCGGAAATATTCCATAATACGCTCCAGGCGCTGATGGGTGAATGTTCCTGTGAACGAACAGCCTTTTAGTTCTTTGTTGGATAATACGAATTCCACATTGAACCGCTTGCCAAGCATGTGCAGCACTTCATTCAGCGGAGTGTCATTAAAGATGAGCTTACCGTCTTTCCATGAAATCTCCGATTCGCCCGAAGTGACGTAGCACTTGATATCCCCGGTTTGTGGGGAATAAACTAACTTCTGTCTGGGGGAGAGCATACTCTTTTGAAATTTTCCTTTGTTATTCTTATAAATAAACCCTACGCTGCCTTTGATAAGCGTGGTGGAAATGGGAGTTTCATTACCGTATGCTTCCACATTGAAACTTGTTCCGTACACCTCCACCTGAGAATGATGAGGGGTGGAGACGATGAATCGTTTCCGGGGATGATGGGTCACATCGAAATAAGCTTCACCGTTTAACTCCACTTGGCGTACATCGCCGGCGAAAAAGGTGGGATAGCGGAGTGAGGATTCCGAATTGAGGTGAACTACCGTGCTGTCCGGTAACAGGACGGAGGTAGTCATGCCTGCATTGGTTTTTATTTCCACCATCTGAGCGGTGACTACCGGCTGCCGTCTGCCCGGATACAGAGCCAATACACCTATCAGGAGGGGAACGGACAGGATGGCCGCAATGCGTTGTGTCCATCCCCACCAGGACAGGTTTCTAACTTTTGTTTTGCTTTTTACCTTATCTAACGCTTTTTCCGTATCTATTTTCTTTGTGATATGCTGTGTGTCTACAGCCAGATAGAGCGTATTCAGCTGCCTGGCTATATGTAAATGTTCCTCGTCGGCATTCAGCCATGCTTCTATCTGTTCATTTTCCGGAGGAGTGGTTTTCCCTTCGAAATATTTAGTTAACAAAGTTTCTATATCGGTATGGTTTTCCATAAATTATGCTTTAATTTCTTCCTTTATATTATTAAGACAAGCGAGAATGAAAGGTATCTAAACGAAAAATGCTTTTTTTTCAAAAAAAAGTTTTTTCCGATAAAAACCGCTATCTTTGTGCGCAAGGAAAACAGTTATTATACTATGAATCATACCGTCGAAGACTTGTCTTTGCTTAATGCTCTCCGACAGGGGGATGGTAATGCTTTTGACCATTTATTCAGAAGATACTATCCTATGCTGTGTGCCTATGCCCACCGGTTGGTATCGTTGGAAGATGCCGAAGAGATTGTTCAGGAGGTAATGTTATGGCTATGGGAGAATCGTGGGGATTTGATAATCGAGTCTTCATTGAATCAGTATTTGTTCAAAATGACTTATCGGAGGGTCTTGAACCACTTGACGCGGGAACAGGTGAAAACCAAGGCTGAAGCTGCCTTTTATGAGAGGACACAGGCGGCATTGTGTGAAGTGGACTATGCTCGTTTTGAGGAATTGGACCGGAAAATAAAGGAGGCGATGGCTGCTCTGCCCGACAGTTATCGGGAGGCTTTTGTGATGCATCGCTTTAAGGAACTGAGTTATAAAGAAATTGCCGAAGTGCTGGATGTGTCACCACAGACGGTGGCTTACCGCATCCAGCAGGCATTGAAGCTGCTTCGTGTTTCCTTAAAGGATTATTTGCCCATGCTGGTATGGCTGGTGGGCTGAAAAGTACCTCTCCCGAAGTTTTCCCAGTTTTTTCCTTCAAATCCTTCAGCCTCTTCGCAAACGCTCGTCAATAAAGAAAAGCGGCTGAAGGATTTCCTCCCGGAATTCCTTCAGCCTAGTGTAGAAGTTTCAGCTCTTTATGGTTTGAGCTTCGTTTGTAGAAGTTTTCTATTATATTGTTTCGTTGTATATTTACTTTATTGTCAGGTCCGTGTCGTTTGTTGCCGATACGTTTTCCGTTTCGTTCTTCGGTTCGGGCAGTTTCTCTTTTCCGTAGAATCCCGGCATCGGTTCATAGATGGGGTTACGTGGAATGGAGATATTGCGCAGTTTTTTGTCTTTCGCCAGTTGGGCGATATAACGTCCTGCGGTGGCGCGTGTCAGTCCGCATAACGATTCAAACTTCCGGCGTGTCAGCACGCTGTTTGTCAGGAAGTATTCCGTCAATGCCTCGTCTATACTCTCTTTTGTCACCGGCATGGAGTGCGGCTTGTATTTCGAACGCTCGGTCTTAACGTCGCTCAACTGATGCTTCAGGTATTTGTCCGCACGGAATGTCACCGATTTGAATTTCACCTTGTTGGCACGTGTGGAGCTTGGTGTCCGTGTCTCGGGGCAGGTAAGCGATATATGGAAATACCCTATCCCTTCGATGTGCACCCGGGCGCCGTCTTTCAAGTAATAGGCCAGTTTCTCGCTGAGCGAGATGATGGTTGCCTTGATGTCTGCCACGGTGAGCGAGGAGCCGTACTGTATTTCCCGTGCCAGATAGTCGGTGTTGATGCGCTGCCAGTTTACTACACGGGCGTGATAGCGCTTCTTGCGCGTACCTATCGTATTGGGTGATTCATAAAATTCAAATTTGATAGCCATTCGCTTATTTGTTTTTATCCGGTTGTTTATGCTTTCTTGTACGGAAGAGTTTGCTGCAACTTCCTTTCAGGTTAATCATTTCACTTAGGTGATGAAATTATATCACTAAAGTGATGAAGTTGTATCACTCAAGTGATGAAACTTCATCATTCCAGTGAAATGATTAACTTGACGGTGCAAAAGTATGAAATAGTCTTGATAAAAACGAATAATTTCCCAGTTATTTTCGCTTAGTCACTTTTTTGCAGTAGTGTGTAGTAAATGCTTGTAAAAGAGTATTTTGTATGTTATCTTTGTGATATTACACAACCCCAAATAATGAAAAAGGATGAAAAAATTAGTGGAAAAATTACTGAATTGGTGCAAAAAGAGTATGAAAATGAGGATATGCGTGGGAAAAAGTGCGAATCCGGAAAGAGTGTTGCCTTCAATGGCTATGGAAACGGTGGGCGAAACTGTTCTTCCAGCGGCTGTCGAGGCAGTTGGTATGGCAGAAACTATCGATGAAAAGGCGGTTTCTGGCAAATCGGGGCGCAAGAAACCGGAGAATATGCTGGAGGCCTTGCAGTGCTTTTTGACCGCACGGTATGATTTTCGTTATAACCTTCTCACCGAACAGACGGAGTATCGTGGAAAAGAGATGCCGGATGAAGAGTATGGTATAGTGGCTCAACGTGATTTGAATACATTCTGCCTGGAGGCGCGTACCGGAGGCATCAATTGCTGGGATAAGGATGTGAGCCGTTTGCTCCATTCCAGAAAGGTGGAAAACTATCATCCTTTTCTGCATTATATGAACCACTTGCCTCAATGGGACGGGGTGGATCGTGTTACTCCGCTGGCCGTGCGTATATCGCGTAAACCGATGTGGGTGAAAGGGTTTCACCGTTGGATGCTGGGTGTTGCTGCCCAATGGCTGGGGCAGGCACAGGATTGCGCCAATGCGGTGGCGCCTATGTTGGTGAGCCGTGAGCAGGGGAAGCGCAAGTCTTCTTTTTGCAAGATTTTGATGCCTAAGGAACTTACACCTTATTATATAGACAAGTTCGACCTGACGAGCGAGAGTGGATGTGAACAGAAACTTTCGCTTTTCGGACTGATCAATATGGATGAGTTCGATAAGTACCGTGCCGGACAGATGCCTGCTTTGAAGAATCTGATGCAGATGACCACACTGACTTTCCGCAGGGCACATCGTCCGGCATTCAGTCATCTGCCTCGTATCGCCTCTTTCATCGGTACGTCCAATATGACGGACCTGCTGACTGATCCCACAGGAAGCCGCCGTTTTCTTTGTGCGGAGGTGGATGATAAGATTGACTGCACACCGCCCGATCATGTGCAATTGTTCGCTCAGTTGAAAGCGGAGTTAGTCGGGGGAGAGCGTTACTGGTTCTCGGAAGAGGAAGAGAAGGAGATACAGCATAGCAATCGGAATTTTTATAAAATGCCTGCCGAGCAGGAACTGTTTTTGCGTTGTTTCCGGATGCCGCAAGAAGGGGAGCTGTCCAAGCCCTATACCACGACGGATTTGTTCAATTATTTGCAGAAGCATTATCCGGCAGCCATGCGCGGGGTGACTCCGAATCGGTTGGGCAGGATGATGGTTGCATTAGGAATACAACGCATTCATACCGAGTATGGCAATGTGTACCGGCTGGTGAAGCTGAAGGATTCTTCCGCGGCCTGAAGCTTTTTCCCGGTGTGATCTTTCAGCCGGAACGCCCTCCGGCAAAGGGTTTGCGGGAGGGATGAAGCTTTTGAAGGATTTTTCAGGGGGAATCGCATAAGGCGAAATAAATGAAAAAGATTGCTTAGCGATTTGTTTGTTCGACTTTTTTAGTGGTGGCGTTTTTATCTATAAAAACACGAGAAGTGACAGTTTACATATTTATTACATTGTTTCTTCTTGTGATTGTCTGGAAACGAGATGCTCCAAGTATCATGCTGCTCCGGGAGATACTTTACAGTTGAAAGTTTTCTTCCAGTCGGACAGTATAGGGGTGTTTGTCCGTGAACTTTATATTTATGGCAACTTTCCCTCTTTGCCACTTAGTCTGACGGTGGAGGGCGATTGCATATAAGGCAAGCTCATAGCATATAAGAGAAAGAATTAACAGGATAATTTTGTTTTTATCGAAGGTTTATTACTAACTTTGCTCTACCATCGTAATATGGATGAAAAGCACAACCGATATACAAATGAGCAAAATACCTGGAAATTCTTTTAATGATATCTATACCTCTTATTATAAGAAGTCTTTTTTCTTTGCCAAATCATACGTTCATAATGATTTGGCAGCAGAAGATATTGCCTCCGAGGCATTAATAAAGTTGTGGGAAAAGTTGAAGGCCGAGCCTGTTGAAGAGAAATATATCTTACCGTTGTTACTGACAATTTTGAAGAACAAGGCTTTGGACTATCTAAAGCACGAGGAGGTAAAACGCAGTGCTTTTGAAGTGATGGTCGACTGGCAACAACAGGAATTGTCTATCCGTATGTCTGCCTTGGAAGCGTGCAATCCTGATGAGATTTTTTCGGAAGAAGTGGAAAAAATCATCAGTGCTACTTTAAGCACCTTGTCGGAACAGACGCGACGGGCGTTTATTTTGAGCCGTTTTGAAAATAAATCTAATAAAGAGATTGCCGAAGAGATGGAAATCTCTATAAAGGGGGTGGAATATCATATATCAAAAGCATTGAAAGTACTGCGGGTGACTTTAAAAGATTATCTTCCTTTATTTTATTTCTTCTTTTATTATTAAGCCTGACCGGATGGGGATACGGATGTTTTTGAGGACAAAAACGATTTTTATATATTTTTCTTCATTTTCTTTTAGGGTAATTTCTTCTTGAGTCGTTTCTAATAAAACAGCATAGAATATGAATCCTGAATTATTGCAAAAATATATAGCCGGAAATGCTACTGAAGTCGAAAAGCAGCGTGTGACCGGATGGATACAGGAAAATCCTGAGAATATGCGTGAATATATGGCACAACGGAAGTTGCATGACATGGCATTGTGGCGTACGGAACCTGTGGCGGAGGAGAATAGCCGGGAAAGGAAACATTTCTCGTTACGCGGAATATGTATGGAAGCTGCCAAGATAGCAGCGGTATTGGCGATCGTCTTGTTGGGTACACATTATTGGACAGGAAAACATCAGGTACCGGAAGACAAAACATGGCAGTCCATTTATGTGCCGGCGGGCCAACGGGCGGAATTGATGTTGGCGGATGGTACGAAAGTCTGGTTGAACTCACGCAGTACCTTGACTTTCCCGGGAAGTTTCAAAGGGGATATCCGAAATGTGAAATTGGATGGTGAGGGTTACTTTGCGGTGACAAAGAATGTGGAACAGCCTTTTATTGTAGAAACGAACAAATGTAATGTGAAGGTGCTGGGTACAGAGTTCAATGTAATGGCTTATGCAGCGGATAGCGTATGGGAAACTTCTTTGTTGGAAGGTGCTGTCGAAATTTTAGTGCCCGGTTCGAATAACAGTGGAATGAGGCTGGAACCGAACACGATGGCCAGCTTGAAAGGCAACAGACTGGTAAAAGGACGCATCAAGGAGGCCGATTATTTTTTGTGGCGTGAGGGCTTGCTTTGTTTTAATGATATATCCGTACGTGATATGATAGAGAAACTGAAACTGTATTATGGGGTGGATATTGTGGTAAATAATACCCGGATTTTAAAGAACCGTTATACAGGTAAATTCCGCACGAAAGATGGAGTGGAACACGTACTGAAAGTTTTGAGACTCAATAATAAGTTTACTTATACAAAGGATGATGAGACGAATGTGATAACAATTAATTAACCCTTAAAAGAGAATATGCCTATGAAATAACACACATGGTCTAAAAAGGAAATGGGATAGTGCTGCAACACCATCCCATGGAAACGTCAATTACGTATTGACAATTTTTTTCTCAAATAATCTTAAGTTGAACCTAAAATTAGTAATGCAAATATATGAAAAATATTTTGTATCAGGAATCTATTGTAGAAATTAAACATTTATTCCGTATGATGAGAAACACACTCTTAGCCCTGTTTGTCTTTGCCGGAACAGCTTTTGCCACTGAGTCTTATTCTCAGACAATGAAGGTGACTGTTGTGGCGGATAACGTGTCAACAGGCAAGGTAATCAGTGAAATAGAAAAACAGACAGATTATCTGTTTGTGTATAATGTGAACGAGGTGAATCTGAAGCGCAATGTGAAGGTAAATGCGCAGAACAAATCTGTAGCTGAAGTGCTGAATAAGGTTTTTGAAGGTACTGATATTTATTATGCCATGGAGGGTAAGAATATCATGCTGATGAGCAAGGCGAAAGATGGGGAAGCAGCCCAGCAAGCAAATAAGATCACAGGTATTGTAAAGGATGCAACTGGTGAACCGATCATCGGTGCCAATGTAATGGTGAAGGGTCAGTCAATAGGTACAATTACAGATATAGATGGGCGGTTTGTGTTGGATGCCCCGAAAGATGCCGTTTTACAGATTACTTATATTGGGTATGTTTCTCTAGAAGTGAAAGCTTCTGGAAATAAAGAACTTAATGTAGTATTGAAGGAAGATACAGAAACTCTGGATGAAGTGGTGGTTGTGGGATATGGCGTACAGAAAAAAGTGAATCTGACAGGATCTGTATCAAGTGTGACTTCTGAATCGTTAGACAGTCGTCCTATAACTCAAACTTCACAAGCTTTGGCAGGTTTGTCCAGTGGCATAATGGTTACTCAATCTTCTGGACGTCCTGGGGGAGATCAAGCTTCCTTAAAAGTTCGTGGAGTTGGAACTTTTTCTAGTGCTGGTTCGGATCCTTTGGTATTAATTGATGGTCTTTCAGGTTCAATGAACGATGTTGACCCTAATAATATTGAAAGTATTTCTGTATTGAAGGATGCAGCTTCTGCTGCCATTTATGGTACGAGAGCTGCCAATGGTGTGATTTTGATTGAAACAAAGCGTGGAAAGAAAGGTAAAACTCAAGTATCTTACAATGGATATATAGGGTGGCAATCAGCAACACAACTTCCAGATTTTTTAGATTCTTGGGATTACGCTGCAATGAGAAATGAAGCAGATGAAAATGATGGACTTTCTGCTACTTATTCACCGGAAGAAATTCAAAAGTTCAGAAATGGAACGGATCCGGATAATTATCCAAATGTAAATCATTTGAAAGATTTGGTAACTTCTGGTAGCGGATTTCAAACAGGACACAATGTAACTTTAAGCAGTGGTGGAGAAAAATTAGCATATTTATTTTCTATAGGCTATCTGCATCAAGATGGTATTGTAGCAGAAAATTCGTATTCTAAATATAATTTTCAACTGAACATAGATAATCAAATTCTGAGTAATTTGCATTTAAAGGCTAATTTAAGTGGATATTCTTCAACAATCGATGAACCTTATACAGGAGATGGAGATATGAGCAGAATGATTGGTTTAGCTGTTCGCGAGTATGCTGCTATACCAGGGCGCAAAAGTGATGGT from Phocaeicola dorei encodes the following:
- a CDS encoding RNA polymerase sigma-70 factor, which gives rise to MNHTVEDLSLLNALRQGDGNAFDHLFRRYYPMLCAYAHRLVSLEDAEEIVQEVMLWLWENRGDLIIESSLNQYLFKMTYRRVLNHLTREQVKTKAEAAFYERTQAALCEVDYARFEELDRKIKEAMAALPDSYREAFVMHRFKELSYKEIAEVLDVSPQTVAYRIQQALKLLRVSLKDYLPMLVWLVG
- a CDS encoding RagB/SusD family nutrient uptake outer membrane protein, producing the protein MKTKIKLSALLFIASITVSCDNFLEEKNQSNITAENYFVTADGYRSLVNAAYSTLRTVWGDEPWLYCLGTDIFTRGESELIGGSYGGRDTQSRQLNEYAELDAENPCVKDHYADLYYSIQACNTALARANAVNGISETEIVQSNAEVRFLRAYYYFLLVEQFGDVPLVEDEITSAITHFDRIPEADIYKYIINELSAVVSKLPIKAAEFGRATQGACKNLLSLVYLTRGYKSYADSDDFTKAASLADEVINSGEYRLLPSFQEVFKEGNEINDEIIFSVQYDAKSLGGDINNGSGQNAMFGWELWSKIPSGFEIYNTTYNWHKPQFTPTQFLYSLYNTDSDSRYDVTFLSEYYATKDDGKVKAGDLRVYFPHYDKEFTVNDSLAIMAEHPNAIIITKELWKQDIENIGGSGIFPMIWKFFDSTAPWPSNNQSYSGTRDIFLFRLAETYLIASEAYLQAGDKSKAAERLNAVRKRAAIPGHEKDMIINEVDIDINTILDERARELAGEYKRWPDLKRTNTLIERTLKHNNLAKKTNKMDNHILLRPIPQTVIDQDSEGIEQNAGY
- a CDS encoding DUF1573 domain-containing protein; translation: MFDFFSGGVFIYKNTRSDSLHIYYIVSSCDCLETRCSKYHAAPGDTLQLKVFFQSDSIGVFVRELYIYGNFPSLPLSLTVEGDCI
- a CDS encoding HU family DNA-binding protein, which translates into the protein MAIKFEFYESPNTIGTRKKRYHARVVNWQRINTDYLAREIQYGSSLTVADIKATIISLSEKLAYYLKDGARVHIEGIGYFHISLTCPETRTPSSTRANKVKFKSVTFRADKYLKHQLSDVKTERSKYKPHSMPVTKESIDEALTEYFLTNSVLTRRKFESLCGLTRATAGRYIAQLAKDKKLRNISIPRNPIYEPMPGFYGKEKLPEPKNETENVSATNDTDLTIK
- a CDS encoding TonB-dependent receptor: MKLSVLFLICSLSMTYAAESYAQKTMISLEVRNETVGTVLEKLKKESGFDFFFNNKHVDLKRIVSVSANNNNIFKILDQIFAGTNVKYSVLEKKIILSTEIVQGIQQGQIKVTGIVKDANGEPIIGANVIVKGQSTGTITDIDGRFVLDTPKDAILQITYIGYVSQEVKVSGKKELNIILKEDTETLDEVVVVGYGTMKKRDITGSVSSVNTSVLTAGSTPSAADALQGRIAGVNIQKNAGRPGGSYSIQIRGVSSIKNKNSGPLYVIDGIPTSEGMNDLNPSDIETIDVLKDASATAIYGSRGANGVVIVTTKRGEKGKVSIQYEGNVGFKEASHLPEMMEGDEYVKFRTDLYHQLGRSTDRSNAEFFTPEEWNRIDHGIYTDWVDLVLRKGFQTSNTITASGGDDKGTFSIGLGQLKENGTIEGQDYDRYNMHLNINRKFTDKWEAGGSLYFTYSIQNEGSYETLRSAFRLPSVAAPYDDEGNMLFRVFRNDAVTNPLYESTEDGEWREKKRFRAFGNIYLKFEPIKGLNFRTQFSPQMLNKRNGEYYGMWCKNGGAGKTDNTSAVYETNNHWGYVWDNQATYDKRFGKHSLNVNLVQSIQYQQWESSYQKARNLPYNSKWYNLDAVASTDIQASQTDYQQTSLASFLGRIQYSFMDKYLFTVSGRYDGSSRLADGNKWAFFPSAAFAWMLGEEEFIKKVDFISSLKLRLSYGVTGNDAVSIYGTQSNVSNRNYDFGGDVSTSYYKNGLANSKLTWERTQEFNIGLDFGFFRNRINGSLDVYQRTSKDLIMERQLPSTTGWTFVWDNIGKVRNTGLELSINTINVQTSDFSWQTNIIFDTNKNEILELYGGKKDDIGNKWFIGEAINVNYDYEFDGIWQTSEADKAAIYGQTPGQVKVKDQNHDNVIDAKDKVILGQQLPKWTGSITNTFTYKNWDLAFNVYTRQGAQLNSTFVSSFMAYDGNYNQAKVDYWTETNPTNKYPQPGNKGKYFSSMCYQDVSFVRVGYITLGYTFPMSLLKPIGIKRLKLYATANNPFLFTSFKGFDPEWATQNTWGEATSTRTFLFGVKLAF
- a CDS encoding FecR family protein → MENHTDIETLLTKYFEGKTTPPENEQIEAWLNADEEHLHIARQLNTLYLAVDTQHITKKIDTEKALDKVKSKTKVRNLSWWGWTQRIAAILSVPLLIGVLALYPGRRQPVVTAQMVEIKTNAGMTTSVLLPDSTVVHLNSESSLRYPTFFAGDVRQVELNGEAYFDVTHHPRKRFIVSTPHHSQVEVYGTSFNVEAYGNETPISTTLIKGSVGFIYKNNKGKFQKSMLSPRQKLVYSPQTGDIKCYVTSGESEISWKDGKLIFNDTPLNEVLHMLGKRFNVEFVLSNKELKGCSFTGTFTHQRLERIMEYFRISSRIRWRYIDSADIKTEKLKIEVY
- a CDS encoding DUF3874 domain-containing protein → MKKLVEKLLNWCKKSMKMRICVGKSANPERVLPSMAMETVGETVLPAAVEAVGMAETIDEKAVSGKSGRKKPENMLEALQCFLTARYDFRYNLLTEQTEYRGKEMPDEEYGIVAQRDLNTFCLEARTGGINCWDKDVSRLLHSRKVENYHPFLHYMNHLPQWDGVDRVTPLAVRISRKPMWVKGFHRWMLGVAAQWLGQAQDCANAVAPMLVSREQGKRKSSFCKILMPKELTPYYIDKFDLTSESGCEQKLSLFGLINMDEFDKYRAGQMPALKNLMQMTTLTFRRAHRPAFSHLPRIASFIGTSNMTDLLTDPTGSRRFLCAEVDDKIDCTPPDHVQLFAQLKAELVGGERYWFSEEEEKEIQHSNRNFYKMPAEQELFLRCFRMPQEGELSKPYTTTDLFNYLQKHYPAAMRGVTPNRLGRMMVALGIQRIHTEYGNVYRLVKLKDSSAA